A genomic window from Gossypium hirsutum isolate 1008001.06 chromosome D10, Gossypium_hirsutum_v2.1, whole genome shotgun sequence includes:
- the LOC107914316 gene encoding calcium uniporter protein 2, mitochondrial isoform X1: MFKKTLVEKLFNISKMSSQALTRCRTSSSTAHNRVLQNVTTMVPDQGDFKANVNSNGMCRRFLHEGAMHSPAIRKLPMGENLMETLRGIGTSKDRIRLEGLSPHLEEKTTVQEVAALSNQEAEKLLRVALLEVMKTRLRETGKNWIPYSNFIRICEECFSDPKLGLESAKLLEESGGVIVLGNLVFLRPEQVAKAVGGLIPLQRPNPNDPRIKQLLEMETQKAKIDSKANSLVRRELWVGLVYLVVQTAGFMRLTFWELSWDVMEPVCFFFTSMYFMAAYTFFLKTSKEPSFEGFYQSRFTTKQKRLIRAHNFDMEKYDKLKSMFYPHSEQVKIGD, from the exons atgTTCAAGAAAACCTTGGTGGAGAAGCTTTTTAATATTTCGAAAATGTCTTCACAAGCTCTTACTAGATGCCGCACTTCTTCGTCAACGGCTCACAATCGAGTTTTGCAAAATGTAACCACCATGGTGCCCGATCAAGGAGACTTTAAAGCTAACGTTAACAGTAATGGAATGTGCCGACGGTTTCTTCATGAAGGAGCTATGCATTCACCGGCAATAAGGAAGCTACCGATGGGAGAGAATTTAATGGAGACGTTAAGGGGAATTGGCACGTCAAAAGACCGGATCCGACTGGAGGGGTTGAGCCCGCATTTGGAGGAGAAAACGACGGTGCAGGAGGTGGCGGCGCTGTCGAATCAGGAAGCAGAGAAGTTGCTAAGAGTGGCGCTGTTGGAGGTGATGAAAACGAGGCTGAGAGAGACCGGGAAAAACTGGATTCCCTATTCAAACTTCATTCGGATTTGTGAAGAATGTTTTTCGGATCCGAAACTAGGATTGGAGTCCGCCAAATTACTTGAAGAGTCAGGGGGCGTCATCGTCTTAGGAAACCTCGTCTTTTTGCGACCCGAACAG GTAGCCAAAGCTGTGGGAGGTTTAATTCCTTTACAGAGACCAAATCCAAATGACCCGAGAATAAAACAATTGTTAGAAATGGAGACGCAAAAGGCTAAAATTGATTCAAAAGCCAATTCACTGGTCCGTCGAGAACTATGGGTGGGTCTAGTCTATTTGGTGGTTCAAACCGCGGGGTTCATGAGGCTAACCTTTTGGGAACTGTCATGGGATGTCATGGAACCAGTATGTTTCTTCTTCACATCCATGTATTTCATGGCTGCCTATACATTTTTCCTCAAGACATCCAAAGAACCTTCTTTTGAAGGGTTTTACCAAAGCCGGTTCACCACAAAGCAAAAACGGCTCATTAGAGCTCACAATTTTGATATGGAGAAGTATGATAAGCTGAAGAGTATGTTTTACCCACATTCTGAGCAGGTCAAGATTGGTGATTGA
- the LOC107914316 gene encoding calcium uniporter protein 2, mitochondrial isoform X2, with translation MFKKTLVEKLFNISKMSSQALTRCRTSSSTAHNRVLQNVTTMVPDQGDFKANVNSNGMCRRFLHEGAMHSPAIRKLPMGENLMETLRGIGTSKDRIRLEGLSPHLEEKTTVQEVAALSNQEAEKLLRVALLEVMKTRLRETGKNWIPYSNFIRICEECFSDPKLGLESAKLLEESGGVIVLGNLVFLRPEQVAKAVGGLIPLQRPNPNDPRIKQLLEMETQKAKIDSKANSLVRRELWVGLVYLVVQTAGFMRLTFWELSWDVMEPVFNRLMKVKKSPSICTLRKPISIAYQIACSDARASTINASAT, from the exons atgTTCAAGAAAACCTTGGTGGAGAAGCTTTTTAATATTTCGAAAATGTCTTCACAAGCTCTTACTAGATGCCGCACTTCTTCGTCAACGGCTCACAATCGAGTTTTGCAAAATGTAACCACCATGGTGCCCGATCAAGGAGACTTTAAAGCTAACGTTAACAGTAATGGAATGTGCCGACGGTTTCTTCATGAAGGAGCTATGCATTCACCGGCAATAAGGAAGCTACCGATGGGAGAGAATTTAATGGAGACGTTAAGGGGAATTGGCACGTCAAAAGACCGGATCCGACTGGAGGGGTTGAGCCCGCATTTGGAGGAGAAAACGACGGTGCAGGAGGTGGCGGCGCTGTCGAATCAGGAAGCAGAGAAGTTGCTAAGAGTGGCGCTGTTGGAGGTGATGAAAACGAGGCTGAGAGAGACCGGGAAAAACTGGATTCCCTATTCAAACTTCATTCGGATTTGTGAAGAATGTTTTTCGGATCCGAAACTAGGATTGGAGTCCGCCAAATTACTTGAAGAGTCAGGGGGCGTCATCGTCTTAGGAAACCTCGTCTTTTTGCGACCCGAACAG GTAGCCAAAGCTGTGGGAGGTTTAATTCCTTTACAGAGACCAAATCCAAATGACCCGAGAATAAAACAATTGTTAGAAATGGAGACGCAAAAGGCTAAAATTGATTCAAAAGCCAATTCACTGGTCCGTCGAGAACTATGGGTGGGTCTAGTCTATTTGGTGGTTCAAACCGCGGGGTTCATGAGGCTAACCTTTTGGGAACTGTCATGGGATGTCATGGAACCA GTGTTCAATCGCTTAATGAAAGTCAAGAAGTCGCCTTCCATCTGTACCTTACGAAAGCCCATATCAATTGCATACCAGATAGCTTGTTCAGATGCCCGAGCCTCAACTATAAACGCATCTGCTACATGA
- the LOC107914432 gene encoding CASP-like protein ARALYDRAFT_485429 isoform X1, producing MMEQVPGALGTSASLALRLGQTIFSSASLLFMCLDVEFYNYTSFSYLVTVMALVTPWSVSLALIDAYSVFIKCLPRQPRVLLIVIVGDWVYSKALSFLSLAAACSTASVTSLLVNVGTPYCWSKLCSRYQFSAAMAFLSWFLSFASTLFNLWLLPSL from the exons ATGATGGAGCAAGTGCCAGGGGCATTGGGAACTAGCGCTAGCTTGGCTCTTCGTTTGGGACAAACCATTTTCTCCTCTGCTTCACTTCTTTTCATGTGTTTGGATGTTGAATTCTATAACTATACTTCTTTCAG CTACCTTGTGACGGTGATGGCCTTGGTAACGCCATGGAGTGTGTCATTGGCATTAATCGATGCATATTCCGTGTTTATCAAATGCTTACCGCGACAACCACGAGTACTGCTGATCGTCATTGTCGGAGACTGGGTATATAGCAAG GCCTTGTCATTTCTCTCACTTGCCGCAGCCTGCTCAACTGCTAGCGTTACGAGTCTCTTGGTGAATGTTGGGACGCCATATTGCTGGTCGAAGTTATGTAGTCGATATCAATTTTCTGCAGCCATGGCTTTCTTGTCTTGGTTCCTGTCCTTTGCTTCAACACTCTTCAATCTTTGGCTCCTTCCTTCTTTGTAG
- the LOC107914432 gene encoding CASP-like protein ARALYDRAFT_485429 isoform X2 — protein sequence MMEQVPGALGTSASLALRLGQTIFSSASLLFMCLDVEFYNYTSFSYLVTVMALVTPWSVSLALIDAYSVFIKCLPRQPRVLLIVIVGDWALSFLSLAAACSTASVTSLLVNVGTPYCWSKLCSRYQFSAAMAFLSWFLSFASTLFNLWLLPSL from the exons ATGATGGAGCAAGTGCCAGGGGCATTGGGAACTAGCGCTAGCTTGGCTCTTCGTTTGGGACAAACCATTTTCTCCTCTGCTTCACTTCTTTTCATGTGTTTGGATGTTGAATTCTATAACTATACTTCTTTCAG CTACCTTGTGACGGTGATGGCCTTGGTAACGCCATGGAGTGTGTCATTGGCATTAATCGATGCATATTCCGTGTTTATCAAATGCTTACCGCGACAACCACGAGTACTGCTGATCGTCATTGTCGGAGACTGG GCCTTGTCATTTCTCTCACTTGCCGCAGCCTGCTCAACTGCTAGCGTTACGAGTCTCTTGGTGAATGTTGGGACGCCATATTGCTGGTCGAAGTTATGTAGTCGATATCAATTTTCTGCAGCCATGGCTTTCTTGTCTTGGTTCCTGTCCTTTGCTTCAACACTCTTCAATCTTTGGCTCCTTCCTTCTTTGTAG